The genome window CGCCCCCAGGGCCCCGGGCCGGTCGGGCAACCACAACCGCACGATGAACGTCTCCACGGGCCTGAGGCTACGGCCCGGCCATGAACGGCGGGTTTCGGGCGGGGGAAAGAGGCGTTTCAGGCCCGGGGCCGCCGGGCGGCGGCGTCCTCGGCGAACAGCAGGAACTCGCCGACGTCGGCCACCTGGGCCAGCTCCCAGCCCCAGCGGGCCATCTCGGGGTCGTTCTCGGGCACGGTCTGGGGGCAGAACGGGGTCAGGTAGGGCAGCTTGGGATGGCCGCCGAACAGGGCGGTGAAGGCATAGGACGACCCCAGTGCCCGGCTCTCGACCATCACGTCGGGCGAGCAGGCGCAGTAGTGGACGAACCCCACGAACCCGGTGGCCGCCCCGTCCCGTCGCTCGACCTCGGCGCATACCAGCAGTTCGAGCTGGAGGGGCCGGCTGCAGGCACCGCACCGGAACTCACCGAGCTGGGCCAGCAGCGGGTCGGTGCCGCCGTCGTCGTCCTTGCGCTTGCGTCTGACGCCCATGGAAAGGTTGTCGGCCGCCGGTGCCCCTCAGTTGAGGGGTTTCTGGGCGACTGACGGGTGGACGGCGGCCGCCACCACGTCGGCCCACAGCACGGTGACCCCGCCCCGGCCTCGGGTCCGGCGGCGAGTGGCCACCGGTACTCCCGAGAACTCGCAGTGCTCGATCAGCTCGTGCACGAGGCCTCCGGCCTCCTCGTGGCGGACGACCAGGTCGTCGCCGTCGAGATGGAGCACGTGGGGCCCGGGCGGGGCCGGCCACTGGGCGGGCACGGTGACCTCCAGGCGCCGGTGGCCGGCGGCCCGCACACTCACCTCGGGGCGGGCGAGCACGAGGGGTAGGGCGACCCACGCCCAGAGCTGGCGGGCGGCGAAGGCCGCCAGGTCGAGGTCATCCCAGCGCCCGCCCCGAGCGGCCGCGGCCAGCGGCCTGGCGTCCCCGAGGCCGATGCGGACCTGGCCCCCTTCGACTGTGCCCCTGTGGCCCTTCTCCGGGAAGGGGTCGAGCACGACCTGGGGTTCGCCTTGGAGGGGGACGAACGCGGGCTGGCAGCGCACGGCCCGGGGCCGGACGTGGCCCGCCATGTGCACCCCGCCCAGCGAGAAGATGACCATGAGCGTCTGGCCCTGGGGCTCCTGCGCTGCGTCGGGCCCGTCCACGCCCCTACAGCTTGTCGAGCGCCCGGCGCAGGTTGCGGACCGCCTGGCCGATGCGCATCTCGTTCTCGATGAGGGCGAAACGCACGAAGCCGTCGCCACTCGGGCCGAAGCCGACACCGGGGGCGACGGCCACCTTGGCCTCTTTGACCAGGAACGACGCGAACTCGATGGACCCCATGGCCCGGTAGGGCTCGGGGATGGGCGCCCAGGCGAACATGGTCGCCTTGGGCCGCTCGATGTGCCAGCCGATGCGCTCCAGGCCGTCGCACAGGGCGTCGCGCCGGCTCCAGTAGATCTCGTTGACCTCCTTGGGGTAGTCGGAGGCCTCGTTCATGGCCACGATGGCCGCGATCTGGATGGGCTGGAACGTGCCGTAGTCGAGGTAGGACTTCAACTTGGCCAGGGCGGCCACGATCTGGGGGTTGCCCACCAGAAAGCCCACCCGCCAGCCCGCCATCGAGAACGACTTGGTCAGGGTGTACAGCTCGACGGCCACGTCCTTGGCCCCCGGGACCTGGAGGATCGAAGGCGGCGAGTAGCCGTCGAAGGCCGTGTCGGAGTAGGCGAAGTCGTGCACCAGCACGACCGAGCGCTCCCGGGCGAACTCCACGATCCGGGCCAGCCAGTCGAGGTCGACGCACGTCGTGGTGGGGTTGTGGGGGAACGACAGCACGATGACCCGGGGCCGGGGCCAGGCGTTCTCCCACGCCTCGGTGATGCGGTCGAGGAAGTCGCCGTCGTCGCCGTTGCCGTCGCCGTCGCCCAGGCGCACCTGGCGCACGTCAGCCCCCGCGAACAGGGGCGCGTAGAGGTGGATGGGGTAGGACGGCGTGGGCACCAGGGCGGTGTCGCCCGAGTCGAGCAGCACCCACATCAGGTGGGACAGGCCCTCTTTGGCCCCGATGACGTTGAGCACCTCGGTCTCAGGGTCGAGGTGCACCCCGAAGCGCCGCTCGTAGAGCGATGCGGCCGCGGCCCGCAGCTTGGGGATGCCCCGGCTGGACGAGTAGCGGTGGTTGCGGGCGTTACGGGCCGCCTCGGCCAGCTTGTCGACGGCCACGTCGGGCGAGGGGATGTCGGGGTTGCCGAACCCGAGGTCGATCACGTCTTCGCCGGCTCGCCGAGCCTGGACCTTCAACGAGTCGATGATCGTGAAGACATAAGGCGGCAGGGCGTTGATCCGGCGGAACTCCATGGCGTCAGGCTACCGGCCCTGGGACAGCTCCAGAGCCTGCGCTACCAGGTCGGGAGCGGCCTCGTCGGCCCCGACGTCGAGGGGTGCGCACACCGCCCACGTGGCCCCGGCGGCGGCCAGCGCGGCCAAGTGGTCGGCCAGGTCCGAGGGCGTCCCCCACACCAGGCCGGGACGGTCGCCGAGGCGCTCCCGCTTGGCCTCGGCTTCGGCCCGGTCCCTCCCCACCAGCACCTGGCCGGCCCACGTGGCCTCGACGCCGGCCGGCAGCCCCCGGGC of Actinomycetota bacterium contains these proteins:
- a CDS encoding aminotransferase class I/II-fold pyridoxal phosphate-dependent enzyme; this encodes MEFRRINALPPYVFTIIDSLKVQARRAGEDVIDLGFGNPDIPSPDVAVDKLAEAARNARNHRYSSSRGIPKLRAAAASLYERRFGVHLDPETEVLNVIGAKEGLSHLMWVLLDSGDTALVPTPSYPIHLYAPLFAGADVRQVRLGDGDGNGDDGDFLDRITEAWENAWPRPRVIVLSFPHNPTTTCVDLDWLARIVEFARERSVVLVHDFAYSDTAFDGYSPPSILQVPGAKDVAVELYTLTKSFSMAGWRVGFLVGNPQIVAALAKLKSYLDYGTFQPIQIAAIVAMNEASDYPKEVNEIYWSRRDALCDGLERIGWHIERPKATMFAWAPIPEPYRAMGSIEFASFLVKEAKVAVAPGVGFGPSGDGFVRFALIENEMRIGQAVRNLRRALDKL